GCATCGAGAACCTGATGGTGCTCACCGGCGACGTCCACGTCGGGTACGGCTTCGACATCAAGGACGACTTCGACGACCCCGACTCCGCCACGCTCGGCACGGAGATCGTGGCCACGTCGGTCGCGAGCGGCCGGGACGGCGTCGACAAGCCCGCCAACTGGGACACGTACATGCAGGCCAACCCGCACATGAAGTTCTACAACGGGCGGCGCGGCTATGTGACCGTCGCGCTGGGGGAGGAGCAGGCGCGGGCCGACTTCAAGACGGTGCCGTACGTGACCACGCCCGGGGCACCGGTCACGACGGCCGCGTCCTTCGTCACGGAGGTGGGGGAGCCGGGGCTCACGCCGGTGTGAGCGCGGGCGCGAGGTCCTCGCCGGAATCCTCGTCGGCCGCCTCGCCCGGGTAGCGGACGCCGATGCGGCCCCGGACCGCGTCGAGCGTCCGCATCACGGCCAGCGTGCCGTCGAGCGGGACCAGCGGCGACTCGGTCTCGCCGGCGCGCAGGGCCCGCATCACCTCGGCGGCCTCGTGCCGCAGGCTGTTGCGGGGCCCGTCGGCCGGGTCGGCCGTGAACTCCTCGGGGTCACGGCCGTCGCGGTGCAGGACGAAGCGGTCCGGGAAGAAGAAGCCGCTCGGCACGTCGATCCGGCCGCCCGAGCCGGTGACCGACGCGGCGGTCGCCGTACCGCCGACGATGGAACAGTGCACCGAGGCGAGGGCGCCGCTGTCCCAGGAGAGCACAGCGCCCGTCTGCAGATCGACGCCCTCCGCCGACAGCATCGCGCGCGCCGCCACGTCCGACGGCTCCCCGAGCAGCAGCTGGGCGAAGGAGACCGGGTACACGCCGAGGTCCAGCAGCGCGCCCCCGCCCTGCGCCGGGTCCCGCAGCCGGTGCGAGGGCGGGAAGGGCCCGGCCAGCCCGAAGTCGGCCTGAACATGGCGCACTTCACCGATCGCGCCGTCGTCCACCAGCGCCTTGAGCCGCCGGATCAGCGGGTTGCAGTACATCCACATGGCTTCCATCAGGAAGCTGCCGCGCGCCTTCGCCAGCGCGACCAGTTCCTCGGCCTCCCGCGCGTTCAGCGTGAACGCCTTCTCGCACAGCACGTTGTGCCCGGCCTCCAGACACAGCCCGGCGGCCGCCCGGTGCGCCGAGTGCGGGGTGGCGACGTACACGACATCGATGTCGCCGTCCTGGGCGAGCGCGTCCCAGTCGCCGTACGCCCGCGGTATCCCGAACCGCTCCGCGAACGCGTCCGCGGAGTCCTGGCTCCGTGAGGCCACCGCCACGACCTCCGCGTCCGGCAGATCGATCAGATCCGCCGTGAACGCGGCGGCGATCCCGCCGGTCGCCAGGATCCCCCACCGCACGCTCTGCTCGGCCATCGCGGCCCCGCCCCTCGCTC
Above is a window of Streptomyces sp. DT2A-34 DNA encoding:
- a CDS encoding Gfo/Idh/MocA family protein, which codes for MAEQSVRWGILATGGIAAAFTADLIDLPDAEVVAVASRSQDSADAFAERFGIPRAYGDWDALAQDGDIDVVYVATPHSAHRAAAGLCLEAGHNVLCEKAFTLNAREAEELVALAKARGSFLMEAMWMYCNPLIRRLKALVDDGAIGEVRHVQADFGLAGPFPPSHRLRDPAQGGGALLDLGVYPVSFAQLLLGEPSDVAARAMLSAEGVDLQTGAVLSWDSGALASVHCSIVGGTATAASVTGSGGRIDVPSGFFFPDRFVLHRDGRDPEEFTADPADGPRNSLRHEAAEVMRALRAGETESPLVPLDGTLAVMRTLDAVRGRIGVRYPGEAADEDSGEDLAPALTPA